One window of Carassius auratus strain Wakin chromosome 17, ASM336829v1, whole genome shotgun sequence genomic DNA carries:
- the LOC113117245 gene encoding cathepsin B-like, with translation MWRLAFLCVVSALSVSWARPRLAALSPEMVNFINKANTTWKAGHNFRNVDYSYVKRLCGTLLKGPRLPVMVQYADDFKLPTNFDAREQWPNCPTLKEIRDQGSCGSCWAFGAAEAISDRVCIHSSGKVSVEISAQDLLTCCDRCGMGCNGGYPSAAWNFWSTDGLVTGGLYNSHIGCRPYTIEPCEHHVNGSRPPCTGEGGDTPNCDMSCEPGYSPSYKQDKHFGKTSYSVPSNQKDIMKELYKNGPVEGAFTVYEDFLSYKSGVYQHVKGDALGGHAIKILGWGEENGVPYWLAANSWNTDWGDNGYFKILRGEDHCGIESEIVAGIPH, from the exons ATGTGGCGGCTGGCTTTCCTGTGCGTGGTCTCAGCCCTTTCAGTTAGCTGGGCTCGTCCTCGACTTGCTGCTCTCTCCCCTGAGATGGTCAACTTCATCAATAAAGCAAACACTACTTGGAAG GCTGGACACAACTTCCGTAATGTGGACTACAGCTATGTGAAGAGGCTGTGTGGGACTTTGCTGAAAGGACCCAGACTCCCTGTCAT GGTACAGTATGCTGATGACTTCAAGCTCCCCACTAACTTTGATGCCAGAGAGCAGTGGCCCAATTGTCCCACTCTTAAAGAGATCAGAGACCAGGGTTCTTGCGGCTCATGCTGG GCATTTGGGGCTGCTGAAGCCATATCTGACAGAGTATGCATCCACAGCAGTGGCAAAGTGAGTGTGGAGATCTCCGCTCAGGACCTGCTTACCTGCTGTGACCGCTGTGGTATGGG ATGTAATGGGGGATACCCTTCTGCTGCTTGGAATTTCTGGAGCACAGATGGTCTGGTCACCGGTGGCCTGTATAACTCTCATATTG gTTGTCGTCCATACACCATTGAACCCTGTGAGCATCATGTGAATGGCAGTCGCCCTCCTTGTACTGGAGAGGGTGGAGATACTCCGAACTGTGACATGTCCTGTGAGCCTGGCTACAGCCCCTCTTACAAGCAGGACAAACACTTTG GAAAGACATCCTATAGTGTCCCTTCTAATCAGAAGGACATTATGAAAGAGCTCTACAAGAACGGCCCAGTAGAGGGAGCTTTCACAGTCTATGAGGACTTCCTGTCATATAAATCTG GTGTATATCAACATGTGAAAGGAGATGCACTAGGTGGTCATGCCATTAAGATCCTGGGCTGGGGAGAGGAGAATGGTGTCCCTTACTGGCTTGCTGCTAACTCCTGGAACACTGATTGGGGTGATAATG GATATTTCAAGATTCTCCGAGGTGAGGACCACTGTGGCATTGAATCTGAAATTGTGGCTGGAATCCCACACTAA
- the LOC113117246 gene encoding cell growth regulator with EF hand domain protein 1-like: MITARLVFLLILPSLSLCSPQLQQTLSDDIVVPDLANPFGSSEDNHRLLQSYIKSSLKEGQTSPELNTREQEVFFLFSLYDYDRSGQMDGLELMQLLTDFLTSHEMLPESADTVVSLVDYLLQTQDVNQDGLLAPSELLSYMIDHKQENKFVPTDPPAEEALNQEQTHTKSEDGVSETHQKDAEDNQESEHENGTQDSAKKENMEAENHNQIA; encoded by the exons ATGATCACGGCACGGCTTGTGTTCTTGCTCATCCTCCCTTCACTGAGTCTGTGTTCTCCACAACTTCAGCAAACTCTCAG TGATGACATCGTTGTACCAGACCTTGCAAATCCTTTTGGCTCCAGCGAAGACAACCACAG GCTCTTACAAAGCTACATCAAGAGCAGCCTGAAGGAAGGACAGACCAGTCCAGAGCTGAACACAAGGGAACAAG AggtatttttccttttctctctgtATGACTATGACAGAAGTGGGCAGATGGATGGCCTTGAACTGATGCAACTACTGACAGATTTTCTGACTTCTCATGAAATGTTGCCAGAGTCTGCAGATACT GTTGTATCTTTGGTGGATTATCTGCTACAAACTCAAGATGTGAACCAGGATGGACTACTGGCTCCTTCAGAGCTGTTATCATACATGATAGACCATAAGCAAGAAAACAAATTTGTGCCCACTGATCCTCCTGCGGAGGAAGCCTTAAACCAGGAGCAAACACATACAAAATCAGAGGACGGAGTTTCTGAAACTCACCAAAAAGATGCAGAAGACAACCAAGAGTCTGAACATGAAAATGGGACACAAGATTCagccaaaaaagaaaacatggagGCTGAGAATCACAACCAGATAGCATGA